A genomic window from Bubalus bubalis isolate 160015118507 breed Murrah chromosome 13, NDDB_SH_1, whole genome shotgun sequence includes:
- the LACC1 gene encoding purine nucleoside phosphorylase LACC1, with protein sequence MAEAVLIDLFGLKLNSQKNCHQTLLKILNAVRYHHGAKAKFFCIMCCSNISCDHDNCELETGNGLSALLREFEIVSNPSMAASLYTIKQKVDERNLSCIKVIVPVHRKTLMKAFIDRLFTDVYNFEFEDLQMTLKGGLLKQSTEVNIITSQELEAIQNEIETYLRSLPALKGELTIITSPLIPDTFIHGFTTRTGGISYIPTLSSFNLFSSSKRRDPKAVVQENLRRLGKAAGFNVNKFYQIKTDHANDVWIMGRKEPESYDGITTNQRGVTIAALGADCIPIVFADPVKKACGVAHSGWRGTMLGVAMATVNAMRAEYGCSLEDIIVVLGPSVGPCCFTLPRESAKAFHNLDPGCVQLFDSPNPYVDIRKATRILLERGGILPQNIQDQNQDLNLCTSCHPDKYFSHVRDGPNFGTQIGFISVRE encoded by the exons ATGGCAGAAGCAGTGTTGATTGATCTCTTTGGTTTGAAACTGAACTCTCAGAAAAACTGTCATCAGACATTATTAAAGATATTGAATGCAGTCCGATATCACCATGGTGCCAAGGCCAAGTTCTTTTGCATAATGTGTTGTAGTAACATCAGCTGTGACCATGATAATTGTGAATTAGAAACAGGCAATGGATTATCAGCTCTCTTGAGAGAATTTGAGATTGTTAGCAATCCCAGCATGGCTGCCTCTTTGTATACAATTAAACAAAaagttgatgaaagaaatttgaGTTGCATTAAGGTAATTGTGCCTGTGCACCGGAAGACATTAATGAAGGCTTTCATTGATCGACTCTTTACTGATGTTTACAATTTTGAGTTTGAAGATCTACAGATGACTTTGAAGGGAGGTCTTTTGAAACAGTCTACTGAAGTAAACATAATCACATCTCAAGAACTAGAAGCAATCcagaatgaaatagaaacatATTTGAGAAGTTTGCCAGCACTGAAGGGAGAATTAACCATTATCACATCTCCTTTGATCCCAG ATACTTTCATACATGGATTTACTACAAGAACAGGTGGGATATCTTACATACCAACTCTTAGCTCATTCAATCTCTTCAGTAGTTCCAAACGGAGAGATCCCAAGGCTGTTGTTCAAGAAAATCTGCGTAGGTTGGGGAAGGCTGCAGGATTTAATGTGAATAAATTTTACCAAATAAAG ACTGATCATGCCAATGATGTCTGGATTATGGGAAGGAAGGAGCCTGAATCTTATGATGGAATCACCACAAATCAAAGAGGAGTCACAATAGCAGCTCTTGGTGCTGACTGTATTCCGATAGTTTTTGCAGATCCTGTCAAAAAAGCATGTGGGGTTGCTCACTCTG GTTGGAGAGGTACCATGTTAGGTGTTGCTATGGCTACAGTGAACGCTATGAGAGCAGAATATGGCTGCAGTTTGGAAGACATTATTGTTGTATTGGGGCCTTCAGTCGGACCATGCTGTTTTACTCTTCCAAGGGAATCAGCAAAGGCATTTCATAATCTTGATCCCGGATGTGTACAGCTGTTTGACTCACCAAATCCCTATGTTGACATCCGTAAAGCCACTAG GATTCTTCTAGAACGGGGAGGAATTCTACCACAGAATATTCAGGACCAGAACCAGGATCTCAACCTCTGTACATCTTGTCATCCTGACAAGTATTTTTCCCATGTCCGAGATGGCCCTAACTTTGGTACACAGATTGGCTTCATCTCAGTTAGAGAATGA